The nucleotide window CGATGGCGCCAGTAATATGAGTGGAGAACTTAATGGTCTGAAGACCCTTATTTTGAAGGATAACTCGAGTGCCTTTTATGTTCATTGTTTCGCACATCAGCTTCAATTAGCTTTGGTCGGTGTAGCCAAGAAACATGAAATTGTAGGTCTTTGCATCAATTGGTAGTGTTGTAAACATTGTTGGGGCATCTTCTAAACATCGAGACATTCTTCGAGAAAAGCAAGCTCTTAAAGTCATTGAGGCACTTAAAGTTGGAGAACTTACAAGTGGACACGGACTCAAtcaagaaactgaaattaaGCATTCATGTGATACGCGTTGGAGCTCACATTATGGTACTCTTCTAAACTTTACTGTCATGTTTTCTTCCATAATTGATGTGTTGGATGAAATAGCATTTGATAAAGTGAGTTCTGATCAGAAGCATGAAGCTTTTATTTCTTTGAAGTTGCTGCAATCATTTGATTTCATATACAGTTTGCATTTGATGAGAATTATACTTGGAATCACTCATGAGTTATCACAAGCACTACAAAAAGATGGTCAGGACATAGTGAATGCTATGGATTTAGTGAAAGTGTGCAAGAGAAAATTGCAGACTTTTAGGGAGAGTGGATGGCTTTCTTTGTTTGAGCAGGTTGTTCTATTTTGTGGAAAAGAGAATATTAGTGTTCCAAACATGGATGATCAATATGTATGTCCAGGAAAATCAAGGCGTAGAGCTCCTGAAATGACAAATATGCATTACTATCGCTTTGACTTCTTTTGTGCAGTAATTGATTTCCAACTTCAGGAGCTAGATAACCGTTTCAGTGAGGCTACTACTGAACTTCTCCTTTGTTTGGCATCTCTAAGTCCTAATTATTCATTTGCAACTTATAATAAGCAAAGTTTGATGTGTCTTGCTGAGCTTTATCCTCATGATTTTCTGCATCAGAGTTGTTGTTGCTAGAATGTCAGTTAGAGACTTATATTGATGATATGCGATCTAACAACAAGTTCCAAGAATTGCAAGGGATTGCTGATCTTGCAAAGAAATTAGTTGAGACAAGAAAGCATAAGACATATCCTTATGTTTATTTGCTGATCACTTTGGCTCTAGTACTTCCTGTTGCAACACCCTCTGTTGAAAGAGCTTTCTCTGCCATGAATATTATAAAGAATCGAATTCGCAATCGAATGGGAGATCAATGGATGAATGACTGCTTAATTG belongs to Rosa chinensis cultivar Old Blush chromosome 4, RchiOBHm-V2, whole genome shotgun sequence and includes:
- the LOC112199110 gene encoding zinc finger MYM-type protein 1-like, with the translated sequence MNEKQHIRNIIDQNVHQSRIDYRVQLEASVDCIRFLLRQGLAFRGHDESENSSNQGNFLQVLQFLVDHNDEVRAVALKNAPENLRLTSPRIQKYIVNAAAVETTNVIMRNMSDAFFSILVDESRDVSVKEQMAVTFRYVDKNGCVIESFIGIEHVASTTAISLKKVIDALFSKHGLSFSRIRGQGYDGASNMSGELNGLKTLILKDNSSAFYVFASIGSVVNIVGASSKHRDILREKQALKVIEALKVGELTSGHGLNQETEIKHSCDTRWSSHYGTLLNFTVMFSSIIDVLDEIAFDKVSSDQKHEAFISLKLLQSFDFIYSLHLMRIILGITHELSQALQKDGQDIVNAMDLVKVCKRKLQTFRESGWLSLFEQVVLFCGKENISVPNMDDQYELDNRFSEATTELLLCLASLKLLLLECQLETYIDDMRSNNKFQELQGIADLAKKLVETRKHKTYPYVYLLITLALVLPVATPSVERAFSAMNIIKNRIRNRMGDQWMNDCLIVYLEKDIFNSIDNESIIQRFQNMAPRRGQL